GGACTGGAGGTGTCCACACCCAGGTCGATAGCGACGAGTGCCCACTTGCGCGCACGGGCCAGCTCCAGCACGCCGGCGAAGTCAACGACGCTACGGCTCAGCCGGTCGAGCTTCGCAACCACGATGCCGTCAACGTCGCGCCGCTTAGGTGCCACGGCGAGCCGGTCGAGCGCCGCCTGTAGCTGAGGCCGGTCTAGCGACTTAGCGCTGAGGCCTGCGTCCTCGTACCAGACCACGTCCCAGCCGTGCGCGTCGGCGTAACGCAGGATGGTCTCACGCTGAGCCTCCAAGCCGAGGCCGCTGTTGGCCTGCTCCTCGGTGGACACCCGCAGGTAGCCGATCATGGTGGTCATCGCTCGTCCTCCGTCGAGTCGTCAGCTTTGGGTGCGTCGGGCACGATGGTGCCGTCGGGGAGGGTGTGGAACGTGCCTACCTGCTCGAACACGTTGTCGCCGAGAGTGGGCCGGGGCTGCCCCTCGCGTGCGCTCATGCTCGTGCTGCCTTGGCGGTGCGCTTGGCCGGGGTGGGCTTTGGTGCGGGCTTGGCCGGAACCTTGATCTCCCAGCCGGAGGGGAGGGCGTCCACGTTGGCGCTGGCCCGCTGTACCAGGGCTTCGAAATCCCCGGCCTCGATGCTCTCCACGAACGCGTGCCACGCGATCGCGCGCATCGCCTTGTAGCGGTTCTTCTGCACGTCGATGCTGTGCGTCTCGATCACCTGCATGATGCCGTCGCTGACGAGCTGCAGGAGGTCGATTGCTTCGTCCTGCTCGACGGTCTCGACTGCCGGGGTGCTCTTCTTGGTGGCCATGATGTTCTCCTTGCGGGGTGAGTGCGAATCGAACGGATGTTCGAGCAAGCTGAACTTTGCCTGAAGGGGACCCATCGAGCAAATGGTTCTCGATCTGACCGCCGGGCGTCTACACGGCAAGAGACCCCCAGCGCGGTGCCAGGGGTCTCTCGTGCTGAGTGATGCACCACTCAGCAGGGCGAGGGCGAAAGGAGCCGAAAAGCCCTCGCCCGGTCAGGGTTACTCGACAGGCGACGAGTAGGTGATCTGGTTGGACAGGTTGTACGCGGCCCCGCTGGTGTTGGCCTCGACGTACGAGAGCGCCGCAGCCGTCTCCGCCGTGGAGGGGTACGCGGCCTTCCAGGTGTCGGCCACATCGACCCAGCCGACGTTGTAGGCGCGGATGCCGATCGCGTGGGCCAGGCTCTCGTCACTGTTGGTGATGGCGTCCTGCAGGATCTCCTTCGCCTCCTGGGGAGTGCCGATCTTGCGCACGCGGTCGGCGGCGTCGCGGCGCAGCAGCACGCTGTTGGCGTCGGTGGGCTGGGAGCCACGCAGCTCGGATTCGAGGCTCCTGATCAGGCCGGTCTTGTACGACTCCTGCTCGGCCTGGATGCTGTCGAGCTCCTTCCGGTGGGCGTCGAGCAGCTTGGCCAGGTCGCTCGTTCTGGCGGTGTCGGACAGCCGGTCGTTCTGGAGGATGTCGCGGCGCTGGGCCTGATACGCCTCCTTGGCGGTGGTGGCGCGGTTCTTGAACTCGCCCAGGCGCGAGGGCAGGGTCTTCTCGAGCGAGGCGACGGTGGTCTTGCTGGTCATGATGGATTCCTTCTGGTGATGGGTTGCCGGGTTCCGCCCGGCGCGGTGGTTGATGGTTGGAGGGGTCACTTGCGCCCCTTTGGTGAGTACGAGTGCCCGGCCCAATATCCGGACTCGACCTTGGCCGTGATGGCGTATGCGTCGCACAGGTCGAAGAGAGGGCACCGGGCACAGATCGACTTGCACAGCGCCCGCTGATCGTCTGAGAGCCGGTCGGCGGTGAACAGCACCCGGCCCTCGCATGCAGGCGTCGTGTGTGCCAGGGCGTCGTTCAGGGCGTCCCAGGCGTCGTCGGCACTCATGGCGTCCACCTGTGGGCCTGGATCGAGAGCCGTACAGCCGGTGAGGTCACGACTCGCCCGGTGTCCGGTTGACCGCGACCGACTCAGGGTCGATGTCCGCGACCAGAACGACCGTGCCGTCGTCCAGTTCGAGCGCCTCCGTAGACTCGATGTACCCCAGCGCCCACACCGTGCCCGTGTGCATCACGTTGACGCCGATCTCGTACGAGACTCGAACAACCGTGTCGGGGTAGGCCACAGGGCGGCGTCCCTCGCGCAGGCGGAAGAAGATCTCGTCGCCCTGGTGGATGGTGAGCGGGATTGTGCTCATGGTGTTGGCTCCTTCTCTGCTTGACCTGCTCATCGACGTGTCTGGCGCGGGGTTGCGCGTTTGGTATAACCCCCTGAGTTGCGTGAGTTGGAGTTGCCCTTCACATCACCAAAATCAGGGGAACTGACATCAGGAGAGACCGCTGCAACTCGCAACTCAGGCAACTCAGGGGTTGCAAGCAAAAGCGCGTACTTGCCGCCCGCGTTCTTGGACACGAGCCCTCGGCTACGCAGGCGTGCGAGCGCGTTCCGCACGGACTGCACGTTGGCGGTCGCGTTCGGCTCGCGCTGATAGACCTCGTACGCCACGGCGGGCGTCATGGGGCCGTGCAGCCGCAGCAGGTCCATCAGCTCGGAGTTGAGGTCACCCTGCTTGGCGACCCGCTCCTGGCGGCGGTGCTCCATCGCGTTCATGCGGGCTTCGAGCAGGCTCGCGCCGTCGAACACCCAGCCGTCGACACCGAGCAGGAGCGCGTACTCGTCACCTTCGATGTCGCGCAGCTCGCAGATCAGCGTGGCCCCGGCCTCACGGCGGGACGGACGGTTGAGCGCGAGGATGCCATCCACGGCGGCAGTCAGACCGTGCGTACCCGATGACGCATCGACGCTGTCGCCCTCCCGGGACTTGCGGTTGTGATGCACGACGATGATCGACGTACCGGGATCGTCGGCGCACAGCTTCTGCAACGGCTGGAGGGTGCTCTTCTCGTGCTGGAACTGAGTCATGTCACGGGGGCGGCTCCCCATCACGCCCGAGAGCGTGTCGAGGATCACCAGCGGTGACTCGCCCCGGTGCTCATCCAGGAACGACCGCAGCACGGTAAGCGCCGTGTCGGGGTCGGTGTGGTACTCGAAGCTGCCCGGCAGGGTGCGCACTCCGAGCGCCTTCAGGCGGCTCTGTAGGCGTCGCTCACCGGACTCCAGGTCGAGCAGCAGCACCGGACGCTGACGCACCTTCACCAGCCCGAGTACCTTGCCGCCCGTGGCGCAGGCGATACCGACCCCGAGCGTGAGCAGGCTCTTGCCGATCTTGGGAGCCGCGATCAGCAGGTGGCACCCATCAGGGATGACACCCGGCACGATCCAGTCCAGCTCGGGGAACTCCTGCTGGAGCAGATCGTTGGCCTTCTTCGGGGCGGGGTTCGACAGTGCCTCGGCCACATCCTCACCGAAGGTCGGTTCGGTGTCCTTGACGGATGCCTTGGGCACCGGCCTACGCCGACGCGTCGGCTTGCTGACTGACTTGCTGGCGGTCACGAGCGTGATCCTTCCTGTGCAGACTCGACCACGCGGCGAGCCTCGTAAGGGGAGAAGCCGATGTCTTCAGCGGCCTCGATGAGTTGTTCGGCGTGGCGCGTGCTGGCACCGGCCTCGTGCATGCGGCGCGCGGCCCAATGCAGGCCGTTGTGACGCTCGCCCTTGGGCAGGGTGCGCACCCACGAGACCAGCGCGCCGATGTCGTAGACGCCTCCATCGCGGCGCTCGGCGGGGGTCGCCAGCACCAGTTGGGCGAGTTCGAGCGTCATGTGCTCGATGGGGCGACGGTTCCACCTGTACGGCTGGCCGGTGTCGGGATGGATGCTCGGCGGCATCACCAGGTAGCCGTTGGACTTGAAGTCGATGCCGGTCGGGAGCTTGCCGCCGCTGACGTGCTCCCACGGCCGGACGTAGTACAGGTGCCAGCCACCCGATCCGCTCCGAGTCGTCAGCGTCGGGACGAGCGGCACACCGGCTGCCAGTTCCAGCGCCCGACGCGAGCCGCCGTTGCGGGGGTCGATGTCGAACACCACGACGTTGTCGGGTACGGGAGCGCCGATGTTCCAGTCACCCTCGGCCCACCATTTGCGGATCGTGCGCCGGTCGGTAGTTGCGTCCTTGTGCCCGTGCGGAGTGAGGCCTGTCGTGGGCTTCTTGCCGTCGAGCGGCAGCACCGCCCATCCGGCATCGGCCAGACGCAGCGCCGCACGCAACAAGCTCACGACTCTGCCTCGCCGTCGTAGTTGACCGTCCCCGGCGTCCAGTAGAAGACCGCGACACACCGGCAGTCGGCCGGATGGGAGATGTAGAGCCAGTCCAGCGCCCACCGCGCGTCCTCTTCCGAGTAGAAGGTCTGGACGGCCCGCCGTGGGTTGCCTTCGGCATCGATGTACCAGTGGGCCAGCCCGTAAGGCATCCGGTTCGGGTGAGCGGTGCGAACCTCCCCGAGCACGGCGAACGGGAAGAACCACCTGAGCGGAGCGCCGCTACTCAGCACGCTCAGTTCCTCGGAGGGCGAGAGCTTCGCCTTGGCCGGGTAGGTGTTGGTGCCCCACCTGATCGCGGTGCTCATGACTGACCGCCGGAGTGGATGAGCGCGGCGATCCGTCGCTTCTGTGCGGCGGTCAGCGGCGGGCTGGATGCGAGGGCACGCTTGACGGCAGCGGTGATCTTGGCTTCGGCCAGGTCACGACGGGCGATCTTCTCGCCCTCGACATCACCGAGCCTTGCGGCGGTCATGACCGGCCCCATCGCCTGATGCGGGGTCAGCGGTTTGGAGGTAGACACGGGAGTTTCCTTCGCGAATGGAAGTAACTCCCGCGAAGGAGGCTCGACCGAAGTCCGGTCACGGCACCTGGAGCGTCCAGGCATTTTGATGCCGCAGTATGGCCATCATGTTTACCGCGCCGACCACCAGCGCGTGCTCTTCAGTTGTGGTGCAAGTCTAGATCAGGAGCAGACCGTCATCGGACGCGGCTCGCTCAAGTTCACGCTGGAAGACATCGTGTTCGTACACGCGCTCCCGCTTGCACTTCGGGCAGCGGAA
The DNA window shown above is from Microbacterium keratanolyticum and carries:
- a CDS encoding recombinase family protein, translated to MTTMIGYLRVSTEEQANSGLGLEAQRETILRYADAHGWDVVWYEDAGLSAKSLDRPQLQAALDRLAVAPKRRDVDGIVVAKLDRLSRSVVDFAGVLELARARKWALVAIDLGVDTSSPTGELVANVMMSVAQWERRVIGERTSAAMQAAKRAGRHMGRVSALPEATGARLVALRTTHTLAATATALNAEGLTTATGTAWTENAVCKTHKRLLLRRCEVLASP
- a CDS encoding WhiB family transcriptional regulator, with amino-acid sequence MSADDAWDALNDALAHTTPACEGRVLFTADRLSDDQRALCKSICARCPLFDLCDAYAITAKVESGYWAGHSYSPKGRK
- a CDS encoding AAA family ATPase — translated: MTASKSVSKPTRRRRPVPKASVKDTEPTFGEDVAEALSNPAPKKANDLLQQEFPELDWIVPGVIPDGCHLLIAAPKIGKSLLTLGVGIACATGGKVLGLVKVRQRPVLLLDLESGERRLQSRLKALGVRTLPGSFEYHTDPDTALTVLRSFLDEHRGESPLVILDTLSGVMGSRPRDMTQFQHEKSTLQPLQKLCADDPGTSIIVVHHNRKSREGDSVDASSGTHGLTAAVDGILALNRPSRREAGATLICELRDIEGDEYALLLGVDGWVFDGASLLEARMNAMEHRRQERVAKQGDLNSELMDLLRLHGPMTPAVAYEVYQREPNATANVQSVRNALARLRSRGLVSKNAGGKYALLLATPELPELRVAAVSPDVSSPDFGDVKGNSNSRNSGGYTKRATPRQTRR
- a CDS encoding bifunctional DNA primase/polymerase, translating into MSLLRAALRLADAGWAVLPLDGKKPTTGLTPHGHKDATTDRRTIRKWWAEGDWNIGAPVPDNVVVFDIDPRNGGSRRALELAAGVPLVPTLTTRSGSGGWHLYYVRPWEHVSGGKLPTGIDFKSNGYLVMPPSIHPDTGQPYRWNRRPIEHMTLELAQLVLATPAERRDGGVYDIGALVSWVRTLPKGERHNGLHWAARRMHEAGASTRHAEQLIEAAEDIGFSPYEARRVVESAQEGSRS